The segment GCCGGCGCGGATATGTTCGACTTTTATTGCATGTTGCATAAGGCGCTGGAGCTGCAACCCGATCTTATCTTGATCCCCATCAACTTGCGAACGTTTTCTCCAAAATGGATCGGCTCTCAAAGCCTCCTCTGGTTCAATCCGGAACTATCCGCCTTTACCCCTCTGTTCAGTCAGTTGCCTGCGACCTGCAGGGACCCGGTTGCGGCCAGAGGCATAACAAAAAAGAAACTGCTTGAATACAAAGCGTCCGTCCTTTTTCTGAAGCCGGTTACCATTTACACTTCGGGAATCAAGACGTGGATTTCGAAAAGCTCCCGCCGTTTTACGATGCCGTTTTCCGAGGGACGCCCAAAGGAAGGGGACGAAAAAGTATCTCGGTCAGGTGATGATTTTAAGTACGATCCGTCCGAGCTGGCGGGCCTTTTCGTTTTCCCCGAGACAGAAACCAATCCCACTTTCAAGGATTTCCGCTCACTCGTGGAGCTGGCGTCGGGTCGCGAGATTGACATTCTTTTCTATATCTGGCCGGTGGACCACGAGTTCCTCAGCAGCGTGAATAACTTCGATCAAGAGTCGCTCAGAGCGTCAACCGACCTTTTCCTAACTGTTTTGACCCAAGAGCAGTTTCATCTTCTGGACTGCTCAATGCTGCTCGAACATGACAAGTTTTATGACATCTACGGCCATTGCGGGGAAGAGGGAAAAAGCAAAGTCGCCGAGGCGATCGCGGATGCGGCGGCGGAAATTCTGGGAAGTAGGGGAATAACCGGTGCGCCGGAAACAGTGGTTGTGAACTAAAACCGCCTTTTCGCCAAGAAAGGGCGGTTACGGATGGCCTTGGGGCTTGACGCGAGCGCCTCGCAGGGACGTGTAACATAATTGGGTTTGAGAATAGGGGCAACAGAAAACCCGCATGCGCCTCCTTTCCATTCATTTCTTTGCTCTTGTGGCCGCTGGACTCCTCCTGTTCCACGGCTATAATTCCCGCAATTGGCGGCGCGCCGTCTTACTCATCCTAAACGTGGCCTTCATCGCCAGCTTTGCCGGCGATTTTCTTGACCTGCTTCCCTTGATTGAATTCCTGTCGCTCGGGTATTTCTGTATCTGTTTTATTCATGCGCGGCCATCGAAATTGAATTTCTTTGCCGCCATTTTTTTGCTGATAGCGACCTTCATCTATCTGAAGCAGTATTCGCTGGTCCATTTTCTCACGTCGGCGGTAAGCCCCGGCGTCACCATCGGATTGTCCTTCATCTTTTTCCGCGTGCTCCAGGTGTTGGTGGACACATATCAGAGGGCGCTCGTGGAACGCATCTCCCCGTGGCAGATGCTCAATTACTGCTGTAATTTCCTCACTTTCGTTTCCGGCCCGATTCAACGTTTCCAGGATTACCGGAAGCAGGAGGAGAGCCTTGGCGCCGTTGCCATCTCATCGGAAACCGCCTATCTCGCATTCTCGCGCATCACCAACGGCGTCATCAAGCTTGCGATCATATCCGCCGGTTTCCAGCTTGCGTTCCAGTGGGCGAGGTATGTGGCGTCGCCGAATTATCTATGGGCGACCTACGGCGCCGCGTGCCTGAGCTACCTGCTGCAGCTTTACTTCAATTTCGCCGGCTATATGGATATCGTCATCGGCGTCGGTCTCCTGTTCGGGTTCGAACTGCCGGAAAATTTTGATGCGCCGCTGGGCGCCGGAAACTTTCTCGATTTCTGGAGGCGCTGGCACATCACGCTTTCCGAATGGTTCAAACTGTACCTGTTCAACCCGATAATGAAATCGCTGGCGCATCGCTCGAGGCGGATGTCGCTGATCCCCTACTTCGGCGTCTTCGCATATTTCATCACGTTCTTCCTCATGGGCGTATGGCACGGGACCACGTTCGTATTCGTGATCTACGGCCTGTTCCTGGGGCTCGGAATGAGCGTCAATAAACTGTATGAGATCGAAATGCGCAAGCGGCTGGGCAAGGACCGCTTCAAGAAGCTTCGCGGCGCCACGCTCTACGGATATTTCACTCATGCCCTCACAATGACCTATTTCGCGGTCTCGCTGACTGCACTCTGGACGGAATGGGACGGGTTCACAAAGATTCTCTCTCAGCTCGGCGTCCTCGGGATTTTTAAGAGCGCGGCATTCTGTATCGCGCTTGTCATCGTGTCCCGACTGCTGATCGACAGCGCGCGCATCGCATCAATCCCGATCCGGAAACAGATTGAACGAGTGAATCAGGCATTCCTCTTCCAGCAGGCGCACCTTGCCGCCCGCGCTATCGTTCTGCTGCTTTTCCTCGTCTCCTCACAAACGAAGATA is part of the Candidatus Abyssobacteria bacterium SURF_5 genome and harbors:
- a CDS encoding MBOAT family protein, translated to MRLLSIHFFALVAAGLLLFHGYNSRNWRRAVLLILNVAFIASFAGDFLDLLPLIEFLSLGYFCICFIHARPSKLNFFAAIFLLIATFIYLKQYSLVHFLTSAVSPGVTIGLSFIFFRVLQVLVDTYQRALVERISPWQMLNYCCNFLTFVSGPIQRFQDYRKQEESLGAVAISSETAYLAFSRITNGVIKLAIISAGFQLAFQWARYVASPNYLWATYGAACLSYLLQLYFNFAGYMDIVIGVGLLFGFELPENFDAPLGAGNFLDFWRRWHITLSEWFKLYLFNPIMKSLAHRSRRMSLIPYFGVFAYFITFFLMGVWHGTTFVFVIYGLFLGLGMSVNKLYEIEMRKRLGKDRFKKLRGATLYGYFTHALTMTYFAVSLTALWTEWDGFTKILSQLGVLGIFKSAAFCIALVIVSRLLIDSARIASIPIRKQIERVNQAFLFQQAHLAARAIVLLLFLVSSQTKIPDLIYGGF